TGGAGGTCATCCAGCTTCCCGGCTACACCGAGCTTGAAAAGATTCGCATCGCGCGCGACTTTCTTTTGCCGCGCCAGATGGAAAATCACGGCCTGAAGCGCGAACATTTCGAGATTTCCAGCTCCGCCCTCCGCAACATAATTCTCAATTACACGCGCGAGGCAGGACTAAGGAATCTCGAGCGCGAGCTCGCCAAGATTTGCCGCAAAATCGCGCTGCGCGTCGCGGAAGGCGAGGCCAAAAAACAGAAAATCGGCGTCCCGGAGCTTGAAAAATACCTGGGCGTGCGCAAGTTCGAGTTCGAGCACGAGCGCAGGCGCGCGGAAATCGGAGTGGTGACCAGCCTTTTCTGGACGGCGGCGGGCGGCGACATCGGGATGATAGAAGCCTCCACGATGCCCGGTGCGGGAAACCTGCTGTTGACCGGCAAGCTGGGCGACGTGATGCGGGAAAGCTGCAAGGCCGCGCAGACATGGGTGCGCTCGAATGCGAAATCGCTCGGGATTGACTACGAAGAATTCAAGAACAACGACCTGCACATCCACTTTCCCGCGGGCGCAATACCCAAGGACGGGCCGAGCGCGGGCGTGACCATCGCCACCGCGATCGTCAGCCTGTTCACGGGCAAACCCGCGGTTCCGAGCGTCGCGATGACCGGCGAAATCACGCTGAAGGGGCGCATCCTTCCCGTGGGTGGCCTGAAAGAAAAACTGCTCGCCGCCAAGCGCAGCGGGCTTAAAAAGGTGATCCTCCCCAAGGCGAACGAAACGGACATCAAGGAAGTGCCGCCGGAAATCCTTTCCAAGCTCGACTTGGTGTTCGTCGAAAATGTGGAGGAAGCGATCCCGCACGTTCTAACAGAAAAGGGCGGGCGCGCGCGGGCGGCGGCGAAGAAAAAAGCGTCATCAGGTAAGCCTACTTCGGCGGGGAAGGCGAAGGCCTCCAAAAAGCCCGCCGGCGGCAAAAAAGCGGCAAACTCCAAAAGCGCCGCAAAGCCCGCCGCGAAAAAGCGCGGCCAGGCCGGGCCGCGGATTAGCCCCCTCCGATAACCGCTTGGATCAGGAGCCCTTTTCCGCCTCGGTGCTCCATTGGCTGCGGCCGGCGATCACTTCCGAAAACGGCGGATCGCCCGGATTTTTCGTGCGCTCGTAAAGGTATTCGTACACCTTTTCCGCAAGCTGGGGCGTAAAGTGCGCGTTTTCTTTTTTAATCATTTTGGCGATTACGAATTCCCACTGCTCGCCTTTGTATTTGTCCAAACCCACTTCGGGGGCATGGCATTCGCCGCAGCGGTTGCGCCAGATTTCCTCCGGAGAAGCATCGTAGGCAAGGGCTTCCGGTTCGGGCTTGGCTGTCTGGGTGGGATCGTTCAAATCCTTGATTTCGGGCGTTTGATCGGAGCCTTCAAGCTTGACGTCGTTGCAGGATGCCAGAATCGCCAAGCTGATCGCCAAAAGCGCCGCGGCCAGCCAAAGAATACGCGTCGAAAGTTTCATACCGTTCATTAAGACCTCCGCGCGGGCGGATTTGTTCGCAGAACGCGAATTGAATACCGCACGCGGCCGAACAGAAGTTTATCTTGAGAGTCTTACTTTCCATCTTCGAGGCGGTGATATAATCGAATCCATGAGCGCATTCAGGGTGTTTCTGATCGCTTTATTGATGTTCGTCGCGGGCAGCCTGGCCGGGCTTTCCGGCTACCACATCGCGAAGCCGATCATCAGCCCTGCCGATTTGGACAAGCCGGTCGTCAGCTACGGCATCCCGATGGCCGTCCCCGTCGCGGCCGGAACGACGATTGAGACGGCCACCCCGCGCAACTTCGTCACCGAGGTCTACCAGAAGATCGGCCCGTCCGTAGTCAACATCAACACCGTCCAGTACACGCGCGACTTCTTTTTCAACGTGGTGCCGCAGGAAGGCATCGGAAGCGGCGTCCTTATCAACAAGGACGGCTACATAATCACGAACAACCACGTCATCGAAGGCGCCTCCGAGATTTCGGTGGTCGTGCCGGGATTCAAGCCTTTTACGGGCAAGGTCGTGGGAGCCGATCCCGGAACAGACCTCGCGCTTATCAAAATCGATCCCCCCGCCGACAAGAAGCTGACGGTCGCCGTCCTGGGCGATTCCAACAGCATCCAGGTGGGTGAATGGGTGGTCGCGATCGGCAACCCGATGGGTCTCGACCAGACGGTGACGGTGGGGGTGATATCCGCGATGGGCCGCCAGACTATGAGCCGGGCCGGAATCCCGATACGCAATCTCATCCAAACCGACGCGGCCATAAATCCCGGCAACTCGGGCGGGCCGCTGATCAACACGCGCGGCGAAGTTATCGGCATCAACACCGCGATAATCTCGCAGAGCGGGGGAAGCGAGGGAATCGGCCTTGCGATCCCGATCAATACGGCTAAGGAAATCCTGCAGCAGCTCATCGAAAAGGGGCGCGTCGAGCGCCCGTGGCTGGGCATCCAGACGCGCGACATAACCCCGCAGTTCGCGCTGCGCAACGGGCTGCCGACCGACCGGGGGCTTCTCGTTCTTACCGTTTACCAGGATTCTCCCGCGCAGGCGGCGGGATTCAAGTCCATCCCGCACAGGCCGCAGGGGCCGTTCGATATTTTCATCATCGTCGAGGCGAACGACGTGACCATCGACAAATCGTCGAAGCTGCTTCAAATGGTCAGGGAACTTAAAGTCGGCGACACCATCCGGCTGAAGTTTTACCGGAACAAAGAGCTTATCGAGAAAGAGGTGCCGCTTACAGCACTTCCCGAGGGCGCGCCGTTAATGGACATAATCTGATGCAGAGCATGCAGCGCGGCGAGCCTTTCCACTGTCTCACCGATGAGGAGCTGATGGCCCGCGTCGCGGATCGCGACCTTGCATGCTTCAACGTCATATTCAACCGCTACTACAAGCAGATATTCAATTTCATCAAGAAGAACGTCCACGACTTCAGGGAGGCCGAAGACATAACCCAAGAGGTTTTCCTCCGGATTTACAAGAGCGCCGGGCGCTTCGACACCGCCCGCAAGTTTTCGAGCTGGATTTACAAGATCGCGTTCAACGAGATTAAGCGCCACTACAGCAAGGTTTCGGGCAAGCGGACAAGCTCGATAAACGAGCCGCTTGACGAGTCGTCCGGCGGCGCGGAGCGGGGCGATTTGCTGGAGTTTTCCGGGCCGAATCCCGAAATGTCGGCGGAAATCGCCAAGAACACACAGCAGATTAAAAAACTTATCGAAACTTTGCCGGAAAAGCAAAGAACGGTGGTAATACTTAAGGTGTACCAGGAGTTGACCTTCGAGGAAATCGCCCAGATTCTGGACTGCCCGCTGTCCACCGTCCTGTCGCGGATGCGCTACGCGGTCAAGAAGCTGCACAACATGCTGAACGGCGGTGGCGGCGATGGCTAGGCGCTGCTCAAAGAAGGAGCTTGAGGAAAAGATCATCAAGTTCCTCTGCGGCGAGTGCGACGACGAAGCCGAGCTGCGCGAGGTGCACCGCCGGTTGTTCGCGGACGACGAATGCCTGGAATACCTTCTGGCGACGGGCAGGGTGATGCGCGAAATAAGGGAGTGCGAGGAAGACGCGGGGGAGCCGGTGGACTGGGACGAGCTTAAGGAAAAATTCAACCGGCTGGCGAAACTGCTGGAAGAGCCGGCGGCGGCGGTGGAGTCCGGGCAAGGCGCGCGCCGCCCGCCCGCGCGCGGTACGGGAAAGTCCGGCGGAAAGTCCGGCGCCGGGCGCCGCGGCAGGTAATTCCGCAGCCTTTTGTGATAATTGATACGGTTTTCACTATGCGGCCGCGTGCGGATTGGATGCATATAGGCGTGGTAACATAGGCTCAAGCGCACGGATTTCCGTGCCGATACGGAGGCATTACAAGATGGCTTACGTGATAACCGATGCTTGCAAGAACGCCGGCGATTGCATCGACGAGTGTCCCACGGGCGCGATCGAGCCCGGCGACCCGATAAGCGTTATCGATCCGGATATCTGCACCGACTGCGGCCAGTGCGCCGAGGTTTGCCCCAACGGGGCGCCGGTTCCCGCGGAAGACTAGCGGGCGCGGCATTCCGTTTCCATTCGCCTTCCGGCCGTGCGGCCGCGGCGCGCGCGCGGTATACTTGACCTTCATCCGATTCCCAGGAGGAACCGATGGAATCTCGGACGCTTGACGAGCGCGGCTGCGTTCATGTTTATTACGGCGATTCGAAGGGCAAAACCACCGCTGCAATCGGGCTGACGATACGCGCGGTGGGGTTCGGACGCCGGGTCGCCTTCATCCAGTTCGACAAGGGGTTCGACAAGGTCGAGCACTACAACGAGCGCAAGGTGCTGCGCTCGCTGGAGCGCGTCACGCTGATCCCGACCGGCAGGGAGCGGATGATGCCCGACGGCAGCTTCCGGTTCGAGAACACCGAGGAAGACCGCGCCGAGGCGCGCAAAGGCGTCGGCTACGTGACGAACGCGATACGCGACGGGCGGTATTTTCTGGTCGTCGCGGACGAGATTCTTTCCGCGCTGATGACGGGGCTGATTCCGGAATCGGAAGTTATGCACGTTTTGGACGTGCACGCGGAAAAGCCGCTGTGCGAGCTGGTGCTGACCGGACGGGTGATTACCGACGCAATCGCCGAGCGCGCGGATTTGATAACCGAGTTCAAGTCCATCAAGCATTACTTCAACAAGGGCAGGCGCGCGAAAGAGGGGATTGAGTATTAGGATATTTGGAGTGTCACGCAGCGCAGCTTTGGTACCACGAAGACACGAAGGCACAAAGTGGGATTTGTAGGGGCGCACTGCGTGCGCCCGAAATTATCGGCTTGTCACGAGCAGCGCGGCTTTGGACCACGAAGACGCGAAAGCACAAAGAAACGAAGAATTAATACTAAATATAATTAACGCTAAATATACCGCCGGTCTCCAGACCGGCGATTTCGAGCTTCAATATTAAGGAGTCCGGCCGCCCCGGCCGGCAATTGTCGGGACTTATTTTCGTAGTGTCACGCGCAGCGTGACATTGTTATAATAGCGCAGCTTCGTTGCGCAGTCCAAATCGGGCAGATGATTTCCCTTTTTTCGTTTCCCGCGGCCAAACATTTCCCCTGCAGCACCGCGCCGCCCGCGTATTATACCGCAAATCCGAGTTGATAAGTTGACAGTTGGACAGTTGACAGTTGAATTCTGGACAAGGCAATAGGCTGGGAATGGGCAACTGATAACTGTTAACTGTCAACTGCTAACTGTCAACGCTATTTCCGCTTCCGCATACTCGATCATCCGCCTTATCCGCCCGACGGGGAAGTCCGCCGGCCTTGCCGCTAAGCGCGCCCTGCGTAAGCGAGCCGTAAACGTAAATCCCTGTGAAATTGCGCCCAAGGATCGCGGGAGAGCGCGCTGCGAAGTCGTCGAGAAGCGGCTTGACGTATTCGGGGATGCGGGGCACCGCGGGAATATACATCATCGGGAAGGGTATAATCTATCAGGCCGACGCGCTATTGCGCGCCTTGCCGGAGGATTTGCCGTGAAGCGAGATTTGAAAGTGGACGTCACAGTTGACGTACTGATCAAAACTTGGTTCGATAAGGACGAGGGCTTTTGGTATGCCTCGTCGCCGTATGTCGACGTGGTTCAGCACGGCAATACTGAAAAGCAGGCTTTGGATCGCTTCAAAACGGTCTTCGAAGTCCTCGTTTCAAGCAGCATACGCAAGGGAACGATTCTGGAAATCTTCAAGAGAAGCGGCTACAAGGTTGAAATCGACGAGTCCAATGGCGGCAACCTTAGGCTCAATCTAACGCTGCCGGGCCGTGCAATCAAGAGCAAGTCGCTGGGAGACTGGAGCAGCCTTATTCCTTGGAACAAGAGGATTCAGGAAACGGCCGGCAGGGAGCTATGTCGAGCATAAGTCCTCCCGACACGGAGCATCTGCTCAAGTTTCTTCGGGCGTACCTAGGGGAAAGAATTACGGCCGAATATAACGCGGGAGGAAGCCACAGGATTCTCAGCGTCGATGGATGTGAAAGCGATATCGCGGTTACCTTGGACGATCCCTGCATCCCGATGGAAACGCTTCGCAACATCCTGCGGTGCGCCAAGATAAGTTTCAAGGACTACTCCGAGCTCGCGGGAACTCCAAAACTGCTAAAGGCGTATCTCAAGAAGAAGAAGCGGGAAACCAAAGACAACAGCGATGCGAATTGAAGAAGTTGTCGAAAATTACGAGTGCATCAAGCAGAAGCGCAAAGGCGCCGAATTGCTCCACGAAAAGCTGTCCAAGATGACTCCGGAAGAACGCAGGGCATACTGGGAGCGGCGCAACCGCGAAATGTGCGAGTGGCAACGCGAATTGCGCCGGAAAATGGGACTGCCCGAATAAACCGCTCCCTGTTTTGCCGAGCGAAATTCGATTCAGCGCACCGAACGCGGCATAAATGCCGCGCTTCATGATAAGTTTTCCCTACTCACTACTCCCTATTTACTACTCACTGATTTTCATCCCGTCGCGTGCCGTTCCTTCTGCTGCTGCGCGAGGCGCACGACCTCGGCGCAAACGTTGGCGACACCGTCGAAAACTTCGCTTATCCTCTTCGCAAGCATGTAAGCCGGGCCGGTGACGATCAAATTCTCCTCGTCGGTGCACACTTCCAGCACCGTGCGGTTTTCGTGGCGCGCGCCCATCCCGGCGATGTCGCCGGCCGTCTTCGAATCGGTGCCTATCGTCATCTTCGGCGACACCCCCGTTCCTTCGAACGCCTTCGCCAGAACGACGGGCGCGATGCAGACCGCGCCTATCGGCTTCCGCGCCGCGTGCATTTCGGTAATTATCCGCTCCACCTGCGGATCTATCGAGCACATCGTTCCCGCGTTCGCGTACGACGAAAGGTTCTTGGCCGCGCCGAATCCGCCGGGAAAGAACAGCGCGTCGATGTCCTTCGCGTGGATTTCGGACAGCGGGCGTATTTTGCCGCGGGCGATGCGCGCGCTTTCGGCAAGCACGCCGCGCACGTCCACGGTCTCCTGGCCGGTGACGTGATCTATTGTGTGGTACTGGTCTATGTCCGGCGCGGCGCAGAAGGCCTCCGCGCCCAGCCTGTCGAACGCAAGAAGCGCGGCCGTCGCTTCGTGTATCTCGCTCCCGTCGAAAACCCCGCATCCCGAAAGCACAACGCATATCTTGAGCATGGACGTCTCCTAAGCAATTGAAAAGCAGTTCGATGATAACACAACGTGATGTTTCTCGCAGTCCAAATCCGGCCGGGTCAGGCTCATTCGCCCTGCCTTTCCCTGGTTCTTGAAATTACTTCCAGTATTTCCCCAAGCAGGACGCCGGAATTCGCGGCGGCGCATTCGCGTTTGAATATTTCAAACGGCGCGCCCGCGAAATCCGAAACGAAGCCGCCCGCCTCTTCGATCAATAGCCAGCCCGCCGCGGTGTCCCACGGATGCAGTTTCAGCTCCCAGAAACCGTCGAACCGCCCGCACGCGAGATAGCACAAGTCCAGCGCCGCGCTCCCCGCCCGCCGCACCGCCTGCGCGCGCAAAGCGAAAGCGAAAAACAAATCGAGGTTGTTCTCGCTGCTGGTTTTGATGTCGTACGGAAATCCGGTCGCGAGCAGCGCGCGTTCCAGCGGCACGGACGCGCTGACCGAAATGGAATTTCCGTTTAAGGTTGCTCCTTTGCCGCGCTCCGCGAAAAACAGCTCGTTGCGCGTCGGATCGTAAACTCCGCCCGCAACGGGCATCCCGTTTTCCAGATATCCGATGGACACGCAGTAAATGGGGAATCCATGCGCGAAGTTGGTCGTCCCGTCCAGCGGGTCTATCACCCATACCGGCCCCTCGCCGGCCGTATCTCCGGTCACTTCGCCGGATTCCTCGGTCAGGATCGCATGATCCGGGAATGCGCGCCGGATTATCGCAACTATCTCCCTCTCGCTTTCGAGGTCGGCCGCGGTGACCAGGTTGATTTCGTCCTTGTGGCGCACGTCCTTTGCCGCGCCGCCGTTGCCGTACCTGCGCAATACGCGGCCGCCCGCATCGAGCGCCTCGTGAAGGATTTCCGCAACCGTGGCCATAAGCCGGGGCAGTATATCACCGCGGAAACCGCCGGATTTGCGCCGTTCGACCGTTCGCGGGAATAGATAACTTGTCCCTAACGGCCGATTCGGTCGCGATAAAACGGACAAGTGCGGTATA
The window above is part of the bacterium genome. Proteins encoded here:
- a CDS encoding trypsin-like peptidase domain-containing protein; the encoded protein is MSAFRVFLIALLMFVAGSLAGLSGYHIAKPIISPADLDKPVVSYGIPMAVPVAAGTTIETATPRNFVTEVYQKIGPSVVNINTVQYTRDFFFNVVPQEGIGSGVLINKDGYIITNNHVIEGASEISVVVPGFKPFTGKVVGADPGTDLALIKIDPPADKKLTVAVLGDSNSIQVGEWVVAIGNPMGLDQTVTVGVISAMGRQTMSRAGIPIRNLIQTDAAINPGNSGGPLINTRGEVIGINTAIISQSGGSEGIGLAIPINTAKEILQQLIEKGRVERPWLGIQTRDITPQFALRNGLPTDRGLLVLTVYQDSPAQAAGFKSIPHRPQGPFDIFIIVEANDVTIDKSSKLLQMVRELKVGDTIRLKFYRNKELIEKEVPLTALPEGAPLMDII
- a CDS encoding sigma-70 family RNA polymerase sigma factor; its protein translation is MQSMQRGEPFHCLTDEELMARVADRDLACFNVIFNRYYKQIFNFIKKNVHDFREAEDITQEVFLRIYKSAGRFDTARKFSSWIYKIAFNEIKRHYSKVSGKRTSSINEPLDESSGGAERGDLLEFSGPNPEMSAEIAKNTQQIKKLIETLPEKQRTVVILKVYQELTFEEIAQILDCPLSTVLSRMRYAVKKLHNMLNGGGGDG
- a CDS encoding 4Fe-4S binding protein — its product is MAYVITDACKNAGDCIDECPTGAIEPGDPISVIDPDICTDCGQCAEVCPNGAPVPAED
- a CDS encoding cob(I)yrinic acid a,c-diamide adenosyltransferase encodes the protein MESRTLDERGCVHVYYGDSKGKTTAAIGLTIRAVGFGRRVAFIQFDKGFDKVEHYNERKVLRSLERVTLIPTGRERMMPDGSFRFENTEEDRAEARKGVGYVTNAIRDGRYFLVVADEILSALMTGLIPESEVMHVLDVHAEKPLCELVLTGRVITDAIAERADLITEFKSIKHYFNKGRRAKEGIEY
- the elbB gene encoding isoprenoid biosynthesis glyoxalase ElbB gives rise to the protein MLKICVVLSGCGVFDGSEIHEATAALLAFDRLGAEAFCAAPDIDQYHTIDHVTGQETVDVRGVLAESARIARGKIRPLSEIHAKDIDALFFPGGFGAAKNLSSYANAGTMCSIDPQVERIITEMHAARKPIGAVCIAPVVLAKAFEGTGVSPKMTIGTDSKTAGDIAGMGARHENRTVLEVCTDEENLIVTGPAYMLAKRISEVFDGVANVCAEVVRLAQQQKERHATG
- a CDS encoding inositol monophosphatase — its product is MATVAEILHEALDAGGRVLRRYGNGGAAKDVRHKDEINLVTAADLESEREIVAIIRRAFPDHAILTEESGEVTGDTAGEGPVWVIDPLDGTTNFAHGFPIYCVSIGYLENGMPVAGGVYDPTRNELFFAERGKGATLNGNSISVSASVPLERALLATGFPYDIKTSSENNLDLFFAFALRAQAVRRAGSAALDLCYLACGRFDGFWELKLHPWDTAAGWLLIEEAGGFVSDFAGAPFEIFKRECAAANSGVLLGEILEVISRTRERQGE